Proteins encoded in a region of the Halanaerobiaceae bacterium ANBcell28 genome:
- a CDS encoding Lrp/AsnC family transcriptional regulator, which translates to MNLELSQLDKRIIKAVQDDLPLIERPYKKLADDLGISEEELLLRLNILKDKGILRRMGAILYHRKAGYKYNGMGAWIVPANRIEELASLVLDYQEISHVYERVTYPDWPYNFFTMIHGQSKLEVEGIAQEISLKTGIKDYRILYSTEELKKTSMRYFFES; encoded by the coding sequence ATGAATCTAGAGCTTAGTCAATTGGATAAAAGAATCATTAAAGCAGTTCAGGATGACCTACCTTTAATTGAACGCCCCTATAAAAAGCTGGCTGATGATTTAGGAATAAGTGAAGAGGAACTATTATTAAGATTAAATATATTAAAAGACAAAGGTATATTACGACGTATGGGTGCTATCTTATATCATCGCAAAGCCGGCTATAAATATAATGGCATGGGTGCCTGGATAGTGCCTGCTAATCGTATAGAAGAATTAGCTAGTTTAGTGCTTGACTATCAAGAAATAAGTCATGTTTATGAACGTGTTACCTATCCTGATTGGCCTTATAATTTTTTTACTATGATTCATGGACAAAGTAAATTAGAGGTTGAAGGTATTGCTCAGGAGATTTCACTTAAAACCGGAATTAAGGATTATAGGATATTATATAGTACTGAAGAGTTAAAAAAGACCAGCATGAGATACTTCTTTGAAAGTTAA
- a CDS encoding bifunctional precorrin-2 dehydrogenase/sirohydrochlorin ferrochelatase, translating to MQERGDIIYYPLFINIEEKPCLIVGAGKIALKKAKKLMEYGAEVEILSSDIDEDFYQIIPDEKLIKKDYQKKYIKNKFMVIAATDDYQLNKKIAADAKEEGALFNAVDQIELCQFIVPAIVNRKDLQIAISTSGKSPALAGIIRRELESTFGSEYEDYLKELGVLREYIKDKVKDPKLRKDLLIKMAELVYERGSKNAESSQEIKD from the coding sequence GTGCAAGAAAGGGGAGATATTATCTATTATCCGTTATTTATTAATATAGAAGAAAAACCCTGTTTAATTGTTGGGGCAGGTAAGATTGCCCTGAAAAAAGCAAAAAAATTAATGGAATATGGAGCAGAGGTAGAAATTTTAAGTTCAGATATAGATGAGGACTTTTATCAAATAATTCCAGATGAAAAGCTGATAAAAAAAGATTATCAAAAAAAATATATTAAGAATAAGTTTATGGTCATTGCAGCCACTGATGATTATCAGCTTAATAAAAAAATCGCTGCTGATGCCAAAGAAGAAGGTGCTCTTTTTAATGCTGTTGATCAAATAGAATTATGTCAATTTATTGTACCAGCTATCGTGAATCGAAAGGACCTACAAATAGCTATTTCTACATCTGGGAAAAGCCCTGCCCTGGCTGGTATTATCAGAAGAGAACTAGAAAGTACTTTTGGTAGCGAATATGAAGATTATCTAAAAGAATTAGGAGTACTAAGAGAATATATAAAAGATAAAGTTAAAGACCCTAAGTTGAGAAAAGACTTGTTAATAAAAATGGCAGAACTTGTATATGAAAGGGGAAGTAAAAATGCTGAATCGTCCCAGGAGATTAAGGACTAA
- the hemB gene encoding porphobilinogen synthase, producing MLNRPRRLRTNKGIRSLVRENQLGIDDLIYPLFVVNGSGVKEEIESLPGCYHLSIDLLLKEIEEIYNLGIKGILLFGIPAEKDEVGSLAYSDQGIVQKAIRKIKEEYPDLLVISDICLCGYTDHGHCGIIKDENIDNDHTLDVLSQIALSHARAGVDIVAPSDMMDGRVAAIRRSLDAEGFKNTAIMSYSVKYASAFYGPFREAAHSAPQFGDRTSYQMDFANSREAIREIKLDEEEGADILMVKPALSYLDIIQQLKAKSNLPVAAYSVSGEYAMIKMAAKEGLCDEKAMMIEVLTSIKRAGADIIITYYAKDLARELNL from the coding sequence ATGCTGAATCGTCCCAGGAGATTAAGGACTAATAAGGGAATTAGGTCTTTAGTTAGAGAAAATCAGCTAGGTATTGATGATTTGATTTATCCACTTTTTGTGGTAAATGGAAGTGGAGTAAAGGAAGAAATAGAGTCTTTACCTGGCTGTTATCATCTATCAATTGACCTTTTATTAAAAGAGATTGAAGAAATTTATAATTTAGGCATTAAAGGCATCCTATTATTTGGAATACCTGCTGAAAAAGATGAAGTGGGTAGCCTAGCATATTCAGATCAAGGTATAGTACAAAAGGCTATTAGAAAAATAAAAGAAGAATATCCAGATTTATTGGTGATATCAGATATATGTCTTTGTGGCTATACAGATCATGGTCACTGTGGAATAATAAAGGATGAAAATATTGATAATGATCATACTCTAGATGTCTTATCGCAAATTGCCTTATCACATGCCCGGGCAGGGGTAGATATAGTGGCACCGTCAGATATGATGGATGGTAGAGTAGCTGCTATTCGTAGAAGCCTAGATGCTGAAGGGTTTAAAAATACAGCTATCATGAGTTATAGTGTGAAATATGCCTCAGCATTTTATGGGCCATTTCGTGAAGCTGCTCATTCTGCTCCACAATTTGGTGATCGTACTAGCTATCAAATGGATTTTGCCAATAGCAGGGAAGCTATAAGAGAGATAAAGCTTGATGAAGAAGAAGGAGCAGATATTTTGATGGTGAAACCTGCTCTGTCCTATCTGGATATTATCCAACAGCTTAAAGCAAAGAGTAATTTGCCAGTAGCAGCCTATAGTGTAAGCGGAGAGTATGCAATGATAAAGATGGCAGCTAAAGAAGGACTTTGTGATGAAAAAGCAATGATGATTGAGGTACTTACTTCAATTAAAAGAGCTGGAGCTGATATCATTATTACTT